The [Clostridium] scindens ATCC 35704 nucleotide sequence ATTCCATCTTTGATATCGCGGATATCCAATATGATGATATTCAGGTATATGACGGAAGCATCTACCTTCAGGAGAACCTGACGGAGGAGCAGAGGCAGGATTTGAGAGGATTCCTTAAAAAAGACAAGGACGTGCAGCGCTTTATTGATGCTAATATGCAGAGCGTGACGCTGGTCAATGGTAAGAAGGAGCGGGAAACCTATGAATGCGTATTGGAAGATCCGGGAAAAATGAACCAGTACATCCATCTGCGCGACCGCAAGACCAAGGAAGCCTATGAATTATCGGACGAGGGAGCGATCATAAGCGAGAAGACAGCCAAATTGCTGGATGCAAAGGAGGGGGACAGTGTCTACATCAAGGATGAGAAGGATGGGAATAAAGAAGTAAAGATCGAGCATATCTGTGAGAATTATATGGGACACTATCTCTATATGACGCCAAAATACTATGAGAAGGTGTACAATGAGAAGCCGGATTATAACAGCATATTCTTTGCCGCCAAGGATTCTTATACGAAGAAGCAGTTGGAGAAGGCCGGAGAAAAGATTGTGGCGGAGGATGCGGTGCTCAGTGTTGGCTATATGCATGACATAGAGAAGCAGCTGGACGATATGCTAAAGAGCCTGAATCTGGTAATCGTTGTCCTGATCATCTCGGCAGGAATGCTGGCCTTTGTCGTGCTTTATAATCTGAATAATATTAATATTACGGAAAGACAGAGGGAGCTTGCCACGCTTAAAGTGCTGGGATTCTACAATCCGGAAGTGGCAGCCTATGTGTACAGGGAAAATATCATCCTGACATTTGTGGGAGCGGCTGTGGGAGCAGTTCTTGGAAGGATTCTCCATTTGTTCGTGATCCAGACGGTAGAGGTGGATGCCGCCATGTTCGGACGTAACATCAACTTGCCAAGTTATCTGTACAGCCTGGCGTTTACCGTAGCATTTTCCTTTATCGTCAATGGCGTGATGTATTTTAAACTCCGGAAGATAGATATGGTAGAGTCATTAAAGAGTGTTGAATAGGGTCATATTTTCAAAAGAACTTTTAATATAAAAATTATATATTCAAGGGAATTGTTAGCACTCTTTTTCAAAGAGTGCTAATTTTCTATTGACTTTTGAATTTCTTCGTATTATCATAACTGATAGATAATCAAGCGGGAGATAGCCGCAAAAAAATTACAATGAATTAGGAGTGATAAAGATGGCAGCAAAAAAAGGCAGTTTATCTATCAGCAGTGAAAACATATTTCCAATTATAAAGAAATGGGTGTACTCAGACCATGATATTTTCGTGCGCGAAATGGTATCCAATGGCTGCGACGCGATTACGAAGCTTAAGAAACTGGATATGATGGGTGAATACCAGCTTCCGGATGGCTATAAGCCCAGCATCAAGATTGAGGTAAATCCAGAAGAAAAGACGCTGAAGTTCACAGACAATGGCATCGGAATGACGGCTGACGAGGTAGAGGAATATATTACCCAGATCGCATTCTCCGGCGCTACAGAGTTCCTGGAAAAGTATAAGGACAAGACGACGGAAGATGATATGATCGGCCATTTCGGATTGGGATTCTATTCAGCCTTCATGGTAGCGGATGAAGTGCATATTGACACGCTTTCTTATAAGGAAGGCGCCACCCCGGTTCATTGGGTAAGCAACGGCGGTACGGAATATGAGATGGAAGATGGCGCCAAGGCAGAGGTAGGATCTACCATGACGCTGTACCTGAATGAAGACAGCCTGGAATTTGCCAATGAATACCGTGTAAGAGAAGTCATCGAGAAATACTGTTCCTTCATGCCGGTTGAGATCTTCCTTTCCAAGGAACATGCGGAACCGGAGTATGAGACCATCGATGAGGCGGATTTAAAAGAAGATGATGTAGTCATCGAGCATATTCACGAAGATGCCAAGATGGAAGAAAAGGAAAATGAAGACGGCGAAAAGGAAATGGTGGAAGTAGAGCCGGCTAAGGAAAAGGTGAAGATCCAGAAGCGTCCGGTATCCTTAAGCGACATTCAGCCTTTGTGGACAAAGCATCCGAATGAATGCTCGGATGAGGACTATCTGGAATTCTACCGCAAGGTATTCCTGGACTATAAAGAGCCTCTGTTCTGGATCCACCTGAATATGGACTATCCATTTAACTTAAAGGGAATCTTATACTTCCCAAGAATCAACACCGAATATGATTCTATAGAAGGAACCATCAAGCTGTATAACAATCAGGTATTCATCGCCGATAATATCAAGGAAGTCATACCAGAATTCCTGATGGTATTAAAGGGAGTCATCGACTGCCCGGACCTTCCGCTGAACGTATCCAGAAGCGCGCTGCAGAATGATGGATTTGTCAATAAGATTGCGGACTATATCTCCAAGAAAGTAGCGGATAAACTGTCCGGAATGTGTAAGACAAAGAGAGAGGATTATGAGAAATACTGGGACAGCATCAGCCCGTTCATCAAATTCGGATGCCTCAAAGACGAGAAATTCTGCGATAAGATGAAGGATGCCATCCTCTTTAAGAATATCGGCCACAAATATCTGACGCTGAAAGACTGTATCGAGGAAAACGGCGGAGAAGTAGTGGAGCCAAATGACAAGAAGGAAGAAGAGAGTGCTGATGGCAGCGATGAGAACAAAGTAGAAGAGATTAAGACGACGATCTACTATGTAACGGATGAAGTACAGCAAAGCCAGTACATCAACATGTTCAAGAGTCAGGGACAGGATGCGGTAATACTGGGACATAACATTGATTCCCCATTTATTACGCAGCTGGAGCAGCGTAACCCGGCCATCCGGTTCCAGAGAATCGACGCTGACGTGACGGATACCATCAAGGAAGAAGTGGCGGAAGAGGAGAAGGAAGAATTTAAGAAGACCTCTGACAGCCTGATTGAAATTTTCCGCAAAGAATTGGAAAATGACAAGCTGGATGTAAAGATAGAGAAACTCAAGGATGACAATACGGCAGCCATGATCACCCTGTCAGAGCAGAACCGCCGAATGCAGGAAATGATGAAGATGTATGGCATGGACGGAATGAATATGGGCGGAGAGAGCACCCTGATCCTGAATGCCAACCATCCGCTGGTGCAGTACGTGGTAGAGCACAAAGACAGCGAGAATACCAGCATCATCTGCAAGCAGCTCTATGATCTGGCGATGCTGGCACACAAACCATTAAGCCCGGAAGAGATGACGGCATTCGTAAAGAGGAGCAATGAGATCATGATGCTTCTGACGAAGTAAGGAGAATAGAATTACGGCCTCCGGCTATTTTGCCAAACGATAAGAGTCTGAGACAGTCGGCTTTAATAAGCCCCTGTCTCAGACTCTTACATTTCATTTTACTTTTTGTATTTGCCAAATGCTTTTTCTTCATCCAGATGTACATCCTTAAAAAACACGATCAGCCATACAATAAATGCGATCACTGCCATATACTGCGAAATAAAATACGAAAGGATAGCGCCAATGCCCATAATGCCCGCCCAGATTAAAAAGGCATTTCTCTGATCCCTGCTCATCCTGTCCTGGTCATACAGTTCTCTTTGATATTTGGGAATCGTATTAAAGCCGCTGATCAATATCGCGGCCTTGCCCTTCAAAATCGCGAATAATAAAGCTAATAACAAAAACAGCAGACACGAAATACCCATTAAAATAAATCCAATATTCATAACATCACTCCTAACCTTTCCTATAATTCCCGCCAGTTCCCCAGCATTTTCCCCACATAAGCATCCCATTCCCGCTCCAGCGTCTTATCCATGGTAAAGGTGTGCATGGAGGTGCCGGTGATGCATTGCAGCGTTGTCCCGTCATAGTGGAAGTTCAAGTATAAGCCCTGGATGTCCTCGGCCCGGCAGGCGCCAATCTGGTGCTTCTCCAGGAAAGCGGCAAAGTTTTCCGGGGCCAGCGACAGGACGATCTTGAAGTTTAGCGGGGTGCGCCTGCCTCGTATGATGGCAAAGCAAAGTTCGCGAACCTCCTTCCAGTAGGAGTGCGAGCGCTTCGGGGCGTCATCGAAGAAATCCTTCTGCAGGAAGCCGTCCAGGGTAAATTTATTGAATGTGGTGATCTCTCCTTCGATAAAGGAAAACTGGTCAAAGGTTTCCTTCAGGAGAAGGTGGGCCATACAAGTTTTTGCTGATAATGTAATAAAGTCCATATGAAAACTCCTTTTCTAACTCTGATTAATAGTATAGCATAGGTTTGACTTTTATAGGGAAAAACAGTACAATATTCCTATATGTGCAAATAGGGAGAAGGCAGCAGCCGTGGGAGATATAGACAAAAGAAAAGTAAAAGAAAATGAAGAAAAAGATGCAGTGCTGCGTATCGCGGTGACGGTAGCCGTCATCCTTCTGATCATAGGAATCATCGTTGTCGTAGTAAAGGTTCTCAATCCAAAGGCAGATACGCAGAAAGGACTCCAGAAGTTAAAGCAGATGGAGCAGACGGATGTGGCGAAGGTAGATAAGAAGATCCGGAAACTGGAGGAAGCGGAGCGGCAGGCAGACGAGGAGTGGGCTAGTCGTCCGGCAAGCGAGAAGTTTGTCAATGCGCTTGTAATGGGGGATTCCGTCACGCAGGGGCTGTCTGAATTCGGAGTTCTGGATGCGGCATATGTACAGGCCGACCGGGGAACCGGGGTAAGCGAGGCGGCGGATAATAAGATCGAGGAACATCTTGCCAAAGCGGAAGAATTAAAGCCCCAAGTGCTGTTCCTGGCGTACGGGATGAATGATATCAAGGCAGCCAGGGGCAATGCCAAGGCATTTGCCAAGGCATATAAGGCGGTGCTTGAGAGGCTTAAGGAATCATTGCCAGATACCAGGATATACGTTAACAGCATACTTCCTGTGAGGCAGTCCGTGATCGATGAGAATGAATGGTATGGCAACATCGGCGAGTATAATAAGAAACTGGAGGCGCTGTGCGAAAAAGAGGATGTGACGTTCATTGACAACGGAAGCCTGGTAAAGGAAGAATATTATACGGAAGATGGAATCCATATGCAGCCGGATTACTATACAGAATGGGTGAACCATATGGCGGAGGTCGCAGATTTGTGATGAAGAAGCGGAAGATAGATTTGCTTAACATATTAAAATATGGAATGGTCATCGTATTTATCGTCTATATCGTATTACTCCTGTCCCGGGAGGGCGGTAATGAGGTGCCGGTCAAGACGATAAGTAAGAATATCCTGGCTGTCGTCAAGACGGAGGGAATGAAGAAGGGGACGACCCAGGATCTTAAGAAGTATTATGGGCTGAATGCCAGCGATTATGACGGGGTCATGCTGTATATTCCGGATGATGTCATGAGCGTGAATGAGATTCTGGTGGTCAAGTTAAAGGACAAGTCCCAGGCCGAGGCCGTGGAAGAAGCCGCAAGAAAGCGCCTGGACACCCAGAAGACAAGTTTCGAGGGCTATGGGGCGAAGCAGACAAAACTGATTAATTCGGCGGTACTGGATAGCAGAGGCTATTATCTTTTAATGGCTGTTTCGGAAGATGCGGACAGCATCTATAAGGCTTTTAAGAAGAGTATGTAGAAGAAGGGTTAGGACGGCATGTTATTCAGTAGTATCGTATTTTTATTTACATTTTTACCAGTGATTTTAATCCTATATTATCTTGTACCAAGACGGCTGAAGAATGCGTTGCTTCTTCTTTGCAGTCTTGTTTTCTATGCCTGGGGAGAGCCGGTATATATATTCCTGATGATATTTTCCATTATATTTAACTATATCAGCGGACTTGACATTGCAAGGAATCTTAAGAACCGGCGCGCGGCCCGGGGAAGCCTGATCTTCAACCTGATCGTGAACCTTGGAATTCTGGGGTTCTTCAAATACGAAGGCTTCCTGCTGGACAGTCTGAACCGCGTGCTGCCGGTGGATATTCCGTACAGGGAATTAGCGCTGCCGATCGGGATCTCTTTCTATACCTTCCAGATCCTTTCCTATATTATAGATGTATATCGCCAGAATGTGAAGGCGCAGAAGAATTTTATGGATTTTGCCCTGTATGTGACCATGTTCCCACAGCTGATCGCAGGCCCGATCGTAAGATACTCGGATATTGAGAAGCAGCTGCATTCCAGACAAGAGTCCTTTCGCAAATTCGGAGACGGCGCCATGTTCTTTATCCGGGGGCTGGCAAAGAAGGTGCTGCTGGCCAATACCATTGGCATGGTATTTACGGAGGTTACTTCCCTGGATCCGGGGAAGATGTCCGTACTCAGCGCGTGGCTTGGGTGCGCTGCGTATACCTTCCAGATATACTTCGACTTCAGCGGCTATTCGGATATGGCAATCGGACTTGGCAAAATGTTCGGGTTCGAATTTCTGAAGAACTTTGATTATCCGTACATTTCCAGAAGCATTACGGAATTCTGGCGCAGATGGCACATTTCCCTGAGCACCTGGTTCAAAGAATATCTATACATACCTCTGGGGGGAAACCGGGTAAGCACGGCGAAGCATATCCGCAATCTGCTGGTTGTCTGGTTCCTCACCGGGCTATGGCATGGGGCGGCCTGGAACTTTGTGGCGTGGGGACTGTATTATGGAATCCTTCTGATCATGGAGAAGTATTTTCTTGGGAGATTCCTTGAGAAACTGCCAGGATTATTGCGCCATATCTACAGCCTGCTGCTGGTGATGATCGGCTGGGTATTCTTCTTCAGCCCCGGCCTTGGAAATGCATTCGGGTACCTGAAAGTAATGTTCGGGGCAGGCGCCCATGGCTTTATCGACAGGG carries:
- a CDS encoding GDSL-type esterase/lipase family protein, encoding MGDIDKRKVKENEEKDAVLRIAVTVAVILLIIGIIVVVVKVLNPKADTQKGLQKLKQMEQTDVAKVDKKIRKLEEAERQADEEWASRPASEKFVNALVMGDSVTQGLSEFGVLDAAYVQADRGTGVSEAADNKIEEHLAKAEELKPQVLFLAYGMNDIKAARGNAKAFAKAYKAVLERLKESLPDTRIYVNSILPVRQSVIDENEWYGNIGEYNKKLEALCEKEDVTFIDNGSLVKEEYYTEDGIHMQPDYYTEWVNHMAEVADL
- a CDS encoding DUF4358 domain-containing protein, which gives rise to MKKRKIDLLNILKYGMVIVFIVYIVLLLSREGGNEVPVKTISKNILAVVKTEGMKKGTTQDLKKYYGLNASDYDGVMLYIPDDVMSVNEILVVKLKDKSQAEAVEEAARKRLDTQKTSFEGYGAKQTKLINSAVLDSRGYYLLMAVSEDADSIYKAFKKSM
- a CDS encoding DUF5721 family protein; this translates as MDFITLSAKTCMAHLLLKETFDQFSFIEGEITTFNKFTLDGFLQKDFFDDAPKRSHSYWKEVRELCFAIIRGRRTPLNFKIVLSLAPENFAAFLEKHQIGACRAEDIQGLYLNFHYDGTTLQCITGTSMHTFTMDKTLEREWDAYVGKMLGNWREL
- a CDS encoding MBOAT family O-acyltransferase, which codes for MLFSSIVFLFTFLPVILILYYLVPRRLKNALLLLCSLVFYAWGEPVYIFLMIFSIIFNYISGLDIARNLKNRRAARGSLIFNLIVNLGILGFFKYEGFLLDSLNRVLPVDIPYRELALPIGISFYTFQILSYIIDVYRQNVKAQKNFMDFALYVTMFPQLIAGPIVRYSDIEKQLHSRQESFRKFGDGAMFFIRGLAKKVLLANTIGMVFTEVTSLDPGKMSVLSAWLGCAAYTFQIYFDFSGYSDMAIGLGKMFGFEFLKNFDYPYISRSITEFWRRWHISLSTWFKEYLYIPLGGNRVSTAKHIRNLLVVWFLTGLWHGAAWNFVAWGLYYGILLIMEKYFLGRFLEKLPGLLRHIYSLLLVMIGWVFFFSPGLGNAFGYLKVMFGAGAHGFIDREGLYLFFTNAILWVVLILGSTPLVHRTYERLLERKGQGRMAVGCILYGMMFLLCVAYLVTETYNPFLYFRF
- a CDS encoding DUF3784 domain-containing protein, whose amino-acid sequence is MNIGFILMGISCLLFLLLALLFAILKGKAAILISGFNTIPKYQRELYDQDRMSRDQRNAFLIWAGIMGIGAILSYFISQYMAVIAFIVWLIVFFKDVHLDEEKAFGKYKK
- the htpG gene encoding molecular chaperone HtpG produces the protein MAAKKGSLSISSENIFPIIKKWVYSDHDIFVREMVSNGCDAITKLKKLDMMGEYQLPDGYKPSIKIEVNPEEKTLKFTDNGIGMTADEVEEYITQIAFSGATEFLEKYKDKTTEDDMIGHFGLGFYSAFMVADEVHIDTLSYKEGATPVHWVSNGGTEYEMEDGAKAEVGSTMTLYLNEDSLEFANEYRVREVIEKYCSFMPVEIFLSKEHAEPEYETIDEADLKEDDVVIEHIHEDAKMEEKENEDGEKEMVEVEPAKEKVKIQKRPVSLSDIQPLWTKHPNECSDEDYLEFYRKVFLDYKEPLFWIHLNMDYPFNLKGILYFPRINTEYDSIEGTIKLYNNQVFIADNIKEVIPEFLMVLKGVIDCPDLPLNVSRSALQNDGFVNKIADYISKKVADKLSGMCKTKREDYEKYWDSISPFIKFGCLKDEKFCDKMKDAILFKNIGHKYLTLKDCIEENGGEVVEPNDKKEEESADGSDENKVEEIKTTIYYVTDEVQQSQYINMFKSQGQDAVILGHNIDSPFITQLEQRNPAIRFQRIDADVTDTIKEEVAEEEKEEFKKTSDSLIEIFRKELENDKLDVKIEKLKDDNTAAMITLSEQNRRMQEMMKMYGMDGMNMGGESTLILNANHPLVQYVVEHKDSENTSIICKQLYDLAMLAHKPLSPEEMTAFVKRSNEIMMLLTK